The stretch of DNA GATTGATGTTTAACTTTGTTgtacttctttgttttcattgaTGTATAGGATTCTACTCTCAAGCTGTTCATCTAGTTGCAAATGCAGAGGTGAGTGTACCAACACGCCGTTTCAACAAAGACATATTAAGAAGATGAAGTTAGTTCAGGTTTGTATATAGCAAATTGGCTCATACAAAAATTTGCACTTTAGGGCTAGTTGAATAAGTTGTTTCTTGTAGACAGAAATGTGGATATCGGATTGCAGCAGATGAAGATATATCATCGAATATGTGGGGAAGGTGATGTTATATCCACTCCAATGTGGATATTGTTGCTCATGTTTACTTGTAtagtttgttttgatgtttataCAAATGAATCTAGTTTTGAACGAATGTGCTTATCAACACTTAaatgttttacaattttttttttttttttcagtttcttattTCGTTTTGTTTCATTGGAGTGGAGATGCCAAGTGTATTACTCGTGGCAGCAATGACCAATGTCCAAATTGTATGCTTTTATCGCtccttgtcttttcttttttggatcagtaaagactaaagagtgaTTGAAGAGAGGATTTATGGATTTTTGGTCACTCTTTGCAGGCAAGACCCACCTGTATCAAGTGGTGAAGGAAATGGTGGACAAGATGGGTTACGAAGTATGTCTCATGGTTTCAGTTTGTCCTCATTTTTGTAATCTCCTCTTCTTGTGAACATATTGTTTCATGGATTTTTAGGTCATTCTTTCAGTTTTTATTCTTAAGAACCCAATTATAGTTTGTACCATTGGAGGTGGATAATTTTGATCAATCTTAAAgaagttattattttgaaaaagtacaaaatttattataaaaagattGATAAAAACCTTAAATAACATATACCCTGCTATTTGTCCCCCTTGATAAACTTTGAGAATTTATGCATGGCTTCAAGAGCATTCTCACAAGTAGGTTTCATCAAATGAAAAACATGGTTCTCTCCTTCGCTCTCCACCAGCTCAACCTCTCCCTTCCAACCGCTCTTCTCAAGCTTGGCCGCGTAACCCCAACCTTGCCTCGCCAACGTGTCTTTCTCAGCCACCATCACCAAAACCTTTCCGCAACCCAAGCCGGACAAATCCACCGACTCTGACTGCACCACGTTGAACAACGGATCATCTGATCCATCTTTGCTATTGGGACTAGCCACCATCCAAAACGACTCCACCTTCATCCTCAACGCTTCATCCTTGATCTCCTTGTCGTCGATTGGTGTCTTTGACCAGAAGTAAGGATGAACCAAGATGATTCCAGATATTCCTGTATCGTTCAAGTCAGGACTGAGTTTCTCTTTCGCAGCTCTCATCGCCATGTGATGCACGATGTTCGCTCCGGCGCTGTCTCCGGAGAGGACCACGTTGCTGAAATCAGCGTGTTTGTTTAACCAATCTTCCTGACCAGATCCGGCAATATGGGTGAATACCCATTTCAGAGCTGTCCAAGAATCATCAAACGGGACCGAAATCGGATGCTCCGGCGCACGCCGGTAATCAACAGAGATGGCTACACAGTTCGAGGCAGAGACAGCCGCCGTGAGGAAATTGTGGTAAGTCGGGGAGAAAGCTGTTTCGATGATGAACCCTCCGCCGTGGAAGTAGACGAGGAGAGGGAGTTTCTCACCGGCGGCAGCGGCTTTCTCCGGGAGGTAAATGCGGACGGAGAGGTTGTTGTCGGGAGAATAAACGACGTCCTTGGAAATGACACCGTTTTGTGGGTTGGAAGAAGGTGGGACGGTGGTTTCACCCATGATTCGCTCGATGCGGCCACTCTTGTAGACTTTGAGCACCGGAGAGAAGTCGAGGGCGATCTCGGGATCCATGACTGGTTCGTCGGTGAAAAACGTTAACATTGTAGCTTTGAGAGTGTATGATTGGTGTGCGTGTGTGAGAGATTTTTATTGAATACTAGGCATACTAGGCTCAATGCGcaagatatattttatttatagttttattaatttttatatatcttaaatttacatatataattttaaaattttaatgtttaaattttttaaaaaatatttaatatgtgtttttcatattttgacgcaaaataaaataaataggatATCATGGTAAAAAGTTTTAGTTGaagtaattaattagttatttctTATTCGTTATctcatacaaaatttatttgatgtttctaaattttaatacatcattaattatatgtgttttatCATCAATTGTATTAT from Camelina sativa cultivar DH55 chromosome 9, Cs, whole genome shotgun sequence encodes:
- the LOC104711361 gene encoding probable carboxylesterase 12: MLTFFTDEPVMDPEIALDFSPVLKVYKSGRIERIMGETTVPPSSNPQNGVISKDVVYSPDNNLSVRIYLPEKAAAAGEKLPLLVYFHGGGFIIETAFSPTYHNFLTAAVSASNCVAISVDYRRAPEHPISVPFDDSWTALKWVFTHIAGSGQEDWLNKHADFSNVVLSGDSAGANIVHHMAMRAAKEKLSPDLNDTGISGIILVHPYFWSKTPIDDKEIKDEALRMKVESFWMVASPNSKDGSDDPLFNVVQSESVDLSGLGCGKVLVMVAEKDTLARQGWGYAAKLEKSGWKGEVELVESEGENHVFHLMKPTCENALEAMHKFSKFIKGDK